One window from the genome of Moorena sp. SIOASIH encodes:
- the ilvD gene encoding dihydroxy-acid dehydratase, with protein MPENLRSQVVTQGVQRAPNRAMLRAVGFTDDDFTKPIVGLANGYSTITPCNLGLNDLAKRAEAGLTTAGAMAQMFGTITISDGISMGTEGMKYSLVSREVIADSIETACNGQSMDGVLAIGGCDKNMPGAMIAIARMNIPAIFVYGGTIKPGHLDGEDLTVVSAFEAVGKHSAGKIDDAKLKAVELNACPGAGSCGGMFTANTMSSAFEAMGMSLPYSSTMAAEDVEKADSAEKSAFVLVEAIRQQILPRHILTRKAFENAIAVIMAVGGSTNSVLHLLAIAHAAGVALSIDDFETIRAKVPVLCDLKPSGRYVTVNLHRAGGIPQVMKMLLVNDLLHGDALTISGQTIAEVLEDVPDQPPADQDVIRPWDNPVYAQGHLAILKGNLATEGSVAKITGVKNPQITGPARVFESEEACLDAILAGKINSGDVIVVRYEGPKGGPGMREMLAPTSAIIGAGLGDSVGLITDGRFSGGTYGMVVGHVAPEAAVGGAIALVQEGDMITIDAHQRSLQLNVSDQELEQRRASWQPPKPRYTTGVLAKYATLVSSSSVGAVTDLDLD; from the coding sequence ATGCCGGAGAATTTGAGAAGCCAAGTGGTTACCCAAGGTGTTCAGCGAGCGCCTAACCGAGCCATGCTGAGGGCTGTTGGTTTCACTGATGACGATTTTACTAAGCCCATTGTTGGTCTTGCTAATGGCTACAGCACTATTACTCCGTGCAATTTGGGGTTAAATGATTTGGCCAAACGAGCAGAGGCGGGATTGACAACTGCTGGTGCTATGGCTCAAATGTTTGGTACAATTACGATTAGTGACGGGATTTCCATGGGAACGGAAGGGATGAAATATTCCCTGGTATCCCGGGAAGTAATTGCTGATTCCATTGAGACCGCTTGTAATGGCCAAAGTATGGATGGAGTTTTGGCCATTGGCGGCTGCGATAAGAATATGCCAGGGGCGATGATTGCCATTGCCAGGATGAATATCCCAGCAATTTTCGTCTATGGTGGCACGATTAAACCTGGACATCTTGATGGTGAAGATTTAACGGTAGTTAGTGCCTTTGAAGCGGTTGGGAAACACAGTGCTGGCAAGATTGATGATGCTAAACTCAAGGCGGTGGAACTCAACGCTTGCCCTGGTGCTGGTTCCTGTGGCGGCATGTTTACCGCTAATACTATGTCCTCTGCTTTTGAGGCAATGGGGATGAGTTTGCCCTATTCCTCTACCATGGCAGCGGAAGATGTTGAGAAAGCCGATAGTGCTGAGAAATCTGCTTTTGTGTTAGTCGAAGCAATTCGCCAGCAAATACTACCTCGGCATATTTTAACACGAAAGGCTTTTGAGAATGCGATCGCAGTAATTATGGCAGTAGGTGGTTCCACCAACTCAGTCTTGCATCTATTAGCGATCGCCCATGCTGCTGGAGTAGCCTTATCCATTGATGACTTTGAAACCATCCGGGCTAAAGTACCAGTGCTGTGTGACCTCAAACCCAGTGGTCGCTATGTCACTGTAAATTTGCACCGCGCCGGGGGGATTCCCCAAGTTATGAAAATGCTGTTGGTCAATGATTTGCTCCATGGGGATGCCTTGACCATTTCCGGCCAAACTATAGCGGAAGTGTTAGAAGATGTACCTGATCAACCCCCTGCTGACCAAGATGTAATTCGTCCTTGGGATAATCCTGTGTATGCTCAAGGACACTTAGCGATTCTGAAAGGCAATCTAGCCACAGAAGGCTCAGTAGCAAAGATTACTGGGGTAAAAAATCCTCAAATCACCGGTCCAGCGCGAGTATTTGAATCCGAGGAAGCCTGCTTAGATGCGATTCTGGCCGGTAAAATCAACTCTGGTGATGTGATTGTGGTGCGCTATGAGGGACCAAAGGGTGGTCCAGGCATGCGGGAAATGCTGGCTCCCACCTCAGCCATTATTGGTGCTGGGTTAGGTGATTCAGTGGGATTAATTACCGATGGACGATTTTCTGGAGGTACTTATGGCATGGTAGTCGGTCATGTCGCACCAGAAGCAGCGGTTGGAGGTGCGATCGCATTAGTCCAGGAAGGGGATATGATTACCATTGATGCCCATCAGCGTTCCTTACAACTAAATGTGTCCGATCAAGAATTAGAGCAACGCCGTGCTAGTTGGCAACCACCCAAGCCCCGTTATACCACAGGGGTATTGGCAAAGTATGCCACCTTAGTCTCTTCCAGTAGTGTCGGAGCAGTAACGGATTTAGATTTGGATTAA
- a CDS encoding transposase has product MKTPTKVIRTDKWQLNPTPEQKVLFGETVKVYRRACRFLIGIIYTHWAELACLTADQLTPAVERLMHETAKRPNIKYPQFNQAFYKFPSYYRRAAIAFAAGQVSSYVTRYNEWQAGARKRRNASPPKLNTDTGCYPALYKGQCYKLHGFDSAKPTLREQLEIKVFNGSDWVWTTVQITGLRERHQVASNKMLSPSLIFNERACHLSVPFSCKPEKRKPEANVTAVDLGINTTATIAVVTHSGTVIHRKFIHPGRDIDRRDKRLKSVSVRASLTMGKGGKLHKGFCSLTYQKCQRINNQIGHVVSKRIVEIALTFNSEAIVFENLKGWKPKGGRKRSNLRQRFHGWLKAKIRDFTEMKWSELGGKVIEVVAAYTSKLAFDGSGKVKRDSLNYALATFCSGKQFNADLNGAYNIGARGVLKLVRRNDNEGRSSKSSGRPPRSWACLCDLWSRDSLRLA; this is encoded by the coding sequence GTGAAAACGCCGACCAAAGTTATAAGAACCGATAAGTGGCAACTTAACCCGACTCCAGAACAAAAAGTACTATTTGGGGAAACGGTTAAGGTATACCGCCGTGCTTGTCGTTTTTTGATTGGCATCATTTACACCCACTGGGCTGAGTTAGCTTGTTTGACAGCAGATCAGTTAACTCCTGCTGTGGAGCGTTTAATGCATGAGACAGCCAAACGTCCTAATATAAAATATCCTCAATTCAATCAAGCTTTCTACAAATTTCCTAGCTACTACCGTCGAGCTGCGATCGCGTTTGCTGCCGGTCAGGTTAGTAGCTATGTGACCCGGTATAACGAATGGCAAGCGGGTGCTAGAAAAAGACGTAATGCTAGTCCTCCAAAGTTAAATACTGATACTGGTTGTTATCCAGCTTTATACAAGGGTCAATGTTATAAACTTCACGGTTTTGATTCGGCAAAGCCGACGCTACGCGAACAGCTTGAAATTAAGGTATTCAATGGCTCGGATTGGGTTTGGACTACGGTTCAAATTACCGGGTTAAGAGAAAGACATCAAGTGGCAAGCAACAAAATGCTGTCACCGTCTTTAATTTTCAATGAAAGGGCTTGTCATCTGTCAGTCCCGTTTAGTTGTAAACCAGAAAAACGGAAACCAGAGGCTAACGTAACAGCAGTAGATCTAGGAATTAATACTACTGCGACTATAGCGGTTGTAACCCACAGCGGCACTGTAATCCACCGGAAGTTTATCCATCCGGGGAGAGACATAGACCGTCGGGACAAGCGACTAAAATCTGTATCCGTACGGGCATCATTGACCATGGGTAAGGGAGGAAAACTTCATAAAGGTTTTTGTTCTTTGACCTATCAAAAATGCCAAAGAATCAATAACCAAATTGGCCATGTAGTCTCTAAGCGAATTGTTGAGATTGCGCTTACATTTAACTCGGAAGCGATTGTATTTGAGAATCTTAAAGGATGGAAGCCAAAAGGTGGACGTAAGCGGTCTAACCTCCGTCAACGCTTTCATGGATGGCTCAAGGCAAAAATTCGCGATTTTACTGAGATGAAATGGTCTGAATTAGGTGGTAAAGTGATAGAGGTTGTAGCAGCTTACACATCTAAACTCGCTTTTGATGGTTCCGGCAAGGTCAAACGTGACTCGTTGAATTATGCCCTAGCAACTTTCTGTTCAGGTAAGCAGTTCAATGCCGACCTTAACGGCGCTTACAATATCGGTGCTAGAGGTGTGCTTAAACTCGTTCGCAGAAATGACAACGAGGGTCGTTCCAGCAAAAGTTCTGGACGACCGCCTAGAAGCTGGGCTTGTCTATGTGATCTTTGGTCTAGGGATAGTCTTAGATTAGCATAG
- a CDS encoding glycosyltransferase family 39 protein has protein sequence MMHNALKRLSQHQFVLGWLLGGLVFRCIIAFWFYPGIDEAYYYVYSLHLDWSYFDHPVLVALTTGFGTWITGEVSQFTIRLGPLILYTGSLLLLYLTSTHLFNTKAARLTLAIATIIPIFKIGFGVLTLPDSPLIFFWSASLLCAAYEFFPVIGKHSREKLSSKPNSLYYNTPHPKPHTLTPIYGSYRPSYRLALLGILVGLACLGKYHGFVLGLGLVGFCLTSPRHRCALLSPWAWLGLILFIITIFPIWYWNIQHDWISFTFHLSTRFKPEPEVPQQGYNWLNVLVIVLSGIAYLFPTMALPMWWVSLRSLLAQFTGYSKTSKLESRLILWVSLPLVVGFTLLAGYHQILPTWPMPGFWGISLLLGQQAQQWQMPSPLGGHKVPSRRWVNRWLKGSAIAIASLLLFVLLHITTGTLQKSGHYALLGGFVSPKDDPSTELIDIQQLRQGFAESPVLSEALQKSSFVFSNGYYISGIVAMAISPLTSTPITCLGEDMRGFMVWFQPEQWLGKDGLYVTLERFQELTDSYRAYFQDMQEIGTVPIRRAGAVTEVFHVYWATKMVKPYPS, from the coding sequence ATGATGCATAACGCCCTGAAAAGGTTGTCTCAACATCAATTTGTACTTGGTTGGCTGCTAGGGGGGCTAGTATTTCGGTGTATCATAGCTTTCTGGTTTTACCCTGGTATTGATGAAGCCTATTACTATGTCTATAGCCTGCATCTAGACTGGAGTTATTTTGATCACCCAGTTTTAGTTGCCCTGACTACTGGCTTTGGTACTTGGATAACGGGAGAGGTTTCCCAGTTTACCATTCGTCTGGGTCCCCTGATTTTGTATACAGGTAGCTTATTGCTACTGTATCTGACTAGCACTCATCTATTTAACACCAAAGCAGCTCGATTGACGTTAGCGATCGCTACCATTATTCCGATTTTTAAAATTGGCTTTGGTGTACTTACCCTACCCGATAGTCCCCTGATATTTTTCTGGTCAGCTAGTTTGTTATGTGCTGCTTACGAATTTTTTCCCGTAATAGGGAAACATTCAAGGGAAAAATTATCTAGTAAACCCAATAGTTTATATTACAATACTCCACACCCTAAACCCCACACCCTAACCCCTATTTATGGTTCATACCGACCTAGCTATCGGTTAGCACTCCTAGGTATTTTAGTAGGTTTAGCTTGTTTAGGTAAATATCATGGCTTTGTTTTGGGCTTAGGATTAGTTGGTTTTTGCTTAACGAGTCCACGTCATCGTTGTGCATTATTGTCACCTTGGGCATGGCTAGGTTTAATCTTATTTATCATAACTATTTTTCCAATTTGGTACTGGAATATACAGCATGATTGGATATCGTTTACTTTCCATTTATCCACCCGTTTTAAACCAGAGCCAGAGGTACCTCAGCAGGGCTACAATTGGCTAAATGTATTAGTGATAGTTTTATCTGGGATAGCTTATCTTTTCCCTACGATGGCATTGCCGATGTGGTGGGTGAGTTTGCGATCGCTACTTGCTCAATTTACCGGGTATAGCAAGACATCAAAATTGGAGTCAAGATTGATCCTATGGGTATCCCTACCCCTAGTTGTAGGCTTTACCCTCTTAGCAGGATATCACCAAATTTTGCCCACTTGGCCGATGCCAGGATTTTGGGGGATAAGCTTACTACTAGGGCAACAGGCGCAACAATGGCAAATGCCTTCGCCCTTAGGCGGGCACAAAGTGCCATCCCGTCGTTGGGTTAACCGATGGCTAAAGGGTTCAGCCATAGCAATAGCTAGCTTATTATTGTTTGTGCTACTGCATATCACTACAGGAACACTGCAAAAATCCGGTCACTATGCTTTACTGGGGGGTTTTGTCTCTCCCAAGGATGACCCCTCTACAGAACTGATTGATATTCAGCAACTGCGACAAGGATTTGCTGAGTCTCCTGTCCTGAGTGAGGCATTACAAAAGTCTAGCTTTGTTTTTAGTAATGGGTATTATATCAGTGGGATAGTAGCGATGGCGATTAGTCCCCTCACCTCTACACCAATTACCTGCTTGGGAGAGGATATGCGTGGTTTTATGGTCTGGTTCCAGCCTGAGCAATGGTTGGGTAAAGATGGATTATACGTTACTCTGGAGCGATTTCAAGAGTTGACAGATAGCTATCGAGCTTATTTTCAGGATATGCAGGAAATAGGGACAGTGCCGATTCGACGGGCTGGAGCAGTCACAGAGGTTTTCCATGTTTATTGGGCGACTAAGATGGTGAAGCCTTATCCTAGCTGA
- the tnpA gene encoding IS200/IS605 family transposase, whose translation MKKRFATKGRSVSDLKAHLVLTTKYRRKVFTSDMLSELHNIFADLLEKWDGDLVEFNGESDHIHLLFQYHPDVQLSSLVNNLKSVSSRKLRQQFHDILSQFYSKNVVWNSSYFVASCGGVTINQLKKYIENQDNPKE comes from the coding sequence ATGAAAAAAAGATTTGCAACAAAAGGTAGATCGGTAAGCGATCTCAAGGCCCACCTTGTCCTGACAACAAAATACCGCCGAAAAGTCTTTACCAGCGACATGTTAAGTGAATTGCATAATATCTTTGCTGACTTGTTAGAAAAGTGGGATGGAGACTTAGTAGAGTTCAATGGAGAATCCGATCACATACATCTCCTGTTTCAGTACCATCCAGATGTTCAGTTGAGCAGTTTGGTCAATAATTTAAAGTCAGTTAGCTCTCGGAAGCTACGACAACAGTTTCATGATATCTTGAGCCAGTTTTATAGCAAGAATGTTGTATGGAACAGCTCTTACTTTGTGGCTAGTTGTGGAGGTGTCACCATAAACCAGCTTAAGAAATACATTGAAAATCAAGATAATCCAAAAGAGTAG
- a CDS encoding ParA family protein, with product MKNTSYVIWNNKGGVGKSTITFHISSVYAEKNPDRNVVVIDMCPQANSSMMLMGGGDKAEESLQELITKDTPQTIVGYLTDCVLKYNTDEISKYIIQLNKKNEQLTDNIYLMSGDGNLELIAPLLSERADATPISGSDNPWRSIHTIIEKLTKRQINDKPTTYFIDTNPSFSIYTQIAILGGEKLIVPINADDSSIYAISGLFNLIWGTEKEHPVYGQYTFASKVNWNLLERPKIALLLGNRFTQKIGAAHAFKALSNKAINKMFEEYTKNPDRFSDSSNSIEDQKQFEEKYSIELRDFNSAGVVAANQGLPLSQMLKASYKVYDEKIQVSKEQRDLCRQVILDLVDRL from the coding sequence ATGAAAAATACAAGCTATGTAATATGGAACAATAAGGGTGGAGTTGGTAAAAGTACTATAACATTTCATATATCTTCAGTCTATGCTGAAAAAAATCCAGATAGAAATGTCGTTGTAATTGATATGTGTCCTCAAGCCAACTCATCAATGATGCTAATGGGTGGAGGAGATAAAGCAGAAGAATCATTACAAGAATTAATCACAAAAGATACTCCCCAAACAATTGTAGGATATCTAACAGACTGTGTTTTGAAATACAATACTGACGAGATAAGTAAATATATAATACAACTAAATAAAAAAAACGAGCAGCTTACAGATAATATATATTTAATGTCTGGGGATGGAAACTTAGAATTAATAGCGCCGCTTCTTTCAGAGAGAGCTGATGCAACTCCAATATCTGGCTCTGATAATCCTTGGCGTTCGATTCATACTATTATAGAAAAATTAACTAAACGTCAGATTAATGATAAACCAACAACATACTTTATTGATACCAATCCAAGTTTTTCAATTTACACTCAAATTGCCATACTAGGGGGTGAGAAATTAATAGTTCCGATTAATGCAGATGATTCTTCTATATATGCTATATCCGGTCTTTTTAACCTTATATGGGGAACAGAAAAAGAACATCCTGTCTATGGACAATATACATTCGCATCAAAAGTAAATTGGAATTTATTGGAAAGGCCAAAAATAGCTCTTTTACTAGGGAATCGATTTACTCAAAAAATAGGAGCAGCCCACGCCTTTAAAGCCTTGTCTAATAAAGCTATTAATAAAATGTTTGAAGAATATACTAAAAATCCTGATAGGTTTTCGGATAGTTCAAATAGTATTGAAGACCAAAAGCAATTTGAAGAAAAATACAGTATAGAACTAAGAGATTTTAATAGCGCTGGCGTTGTAGCGGCAAATCAAGGTTTACCCCTAAGTCAAATGCTTAAAGCGAGCTACAAAGTTTATGACGAGAAAATTCAAGTATCTAAAGAACAAAGAGATTTATGTAGACAAGTTATCTTAGATTTAGTAGACAGATTGTAA
- a CDS encoding anthrone oxygenase family protein: MFEYFDQLETAWTNPHLVQVGVSPRLVQNFRFSLMLLTAIGSGLAAGIFFAFSTFVMKALAQQPPAQGIATMQSINITVINPWFMMAFLGTAAASTLLTISLLLQWHQPGAVYWLAGTLLYLIGTIGVTFACNIPLNDALAIVTPNSTEATTLWARFLTDWTFWNHVRTVAAFLAAMLFTISLCVRY, translated from the coding sequence ATGTTTGAATATTTTGATCAGCTTGAAACAGCGTGGACTAACCCCCACCTCGTTCAGGTGGGGGTTAGTCCACGGCTTGTTCAAAACTTTCGGTTTTCTCTAATGCTGTTGACTGCGATTGGCAGTGGTCTGGCTGCTGGCATCTTCTTCGCCTTTTCGACCTTTGTGATGAAGGCTTTGGCTCAGCAACCACCAGCACAGGGTATTGCCACCATGCAATCCATTAATATCACGGTGATCAATCCCTGGTTTATGATGGCATTTCTGGGAACCGCTGCTGCTTCCACATTGCTAACTATTTCGTTACTGCTGCAGTGGCATCAACCAGGTGCTGTCTATTGGTTGGCGGGTACTTTGCTTTATCTGATTGGCACAATCGGCGTGACCTTCGCGTGCAATATCCCGCTGAATGATGCCCTCGCAATCGTCACGCCAAATAGTACTGAAGCCACAACCCTATGGGCAAGATTCCTTACGGATTGGACATTTTGGAACCATGTTCGGACAGTAGCAGCATTTTTGGCAGCGATGCTGTTTACAATATCCCTTTGCGTTCGCTATTAG